The following are encoded together in the Zingiber officinale cultivar Zhangliang chromosome 8A, Zo_v1.1, whole genome shotgun sequence genome:
- the LOC122009464 gene encoding patatin-like protein 2 has translation MSEDSQICSASDSNNNNNNTSNPFPGNLVTVLSIDGGGVRGLIPATILAFLESKLQELDGADARIADYFDVIAGTSTGGLITAMLAAPSKDGGDRRPLFSAKEIVDFYLDNCSKIFPRRRNACILNPLLNLIAAFAGPKYDGEYLRSKIRELFGDTKLSETLTNVVIPAFDIKFLHPTIFSSFEMKSEPLKDAMLSDICIGTSATPTYFPAHYFATEDESGGRREFNLVDGGVAANNPTLAAMSQLTKAISSRKADFFPIRPTDYGKFLVISLGAGSNKQEKRYSVKESSRWGVLAWLYDKGTMAAPIVDVYHEASADMVDVHAAVVFQALHSQDNYLRIQDDTLKGNVASLDASSKENLGNLMEIGNNLLKKRVSRVNLENGMYEPCAGEETNEEVLANFAQRLSDERRLRNSK, from the exons ATGTCAGAAGACTCTCAGATTTGCTCAGCTTCTgactctaataataataataataatacttcaAATCCTTTTCCTGGAAACCTGGTGACAGTTCTGAGCATAGACGGCGGTGGCGTCAGAGGACTCATTCCAGCTACCATCCTCGCTTTCCTCGAATCCAAACTGCAA GAATTGGATGGAGCAGACGCGAGAATAGCAGATTACTTCGACGTGATCGCCGGAACCAGTACCGGCGGCCTTATCACGGCCATGCTCGCGGCGCCCAGTAAGGACGGCGGCGATCGACGGCCTCTCTTTTCCGCCAAAGAAATCGTCGACTTCTATCTTGACAATTGCTCCAAAATTTTCCCACGGAGAAGGAA CGCCTGTATTTTGAATCCGCTGCTGAATCTGATCGCCGCCTTCGCCGGACCCAAATACGACGGCGAGTATCTGCGCTCCAAGATCCGAGAACTGTTCGGCGACACCAAGCTCAGCGAAACTCTGACCAACGTGGTGATCCCCGCCTTCGACATCAAGTTTCTCCATCCCACTATCTTCTCGTCCTTCGAG ATGAAGTCGGAGCCGCTGAAGGACGCGATGCTGTCGGACATCTGCATCGGGACGTCGGCGACGCCGACGTACTTCCCGGCGCACTACTTCGCGACGGAAGACGAGTCAGGGGGGCGGCGGGAGTTCAACCTGGTGGACGGGGGCGTGGCGGCGAACAACCCGACGCTGGCGGCGATGAGCCAATTGACGAAGGCGATCTCGTCGAGGAAGGCGGACTTCTTCCCGATCAGGCCGACGGACTACGGCAAGTTTCTGGTGATCTCGCTGGGCGCGGGATCGAACAAGCAGGAGAAGAGGTACAGCGTGAAGGAGTCCAGCAGGTGGGGCGTGCTCGCGTGGCTCTACGACAAGGGCACCATGGCCGCGCCCATCGTCGACGTGTACCACGAAGCCAGCGCCGACATGGTCGACGTCCACGCCGCCGTCGTCTTCCAAGCGCTGCATTCCCAGGACAACTACCTGCGCATCCAG GATGATACTCTGAAGGGAAATGTTGCGTCCCTGGACGCATCGTCAAAGGAGAACTTGGGGAACTTGATGGAGATCGGAAACAATTTGCTAAAGAAGAGAGTGTCGAGAGTCAACTTGGAGAATGGCATGTACGAGCCTTGCGCGGGAGAGGAAACCAACGAGGAGGTGCTTGCTAACTTCGCGCAAAGGCTTTCCGACGAAAGAAGACTAAGAAACTCGAAGTAA